The window AAAGAGAGATACAGCCTGCGGATTTATGTCAACGCCCGATCTTCCAACGGCAGCAATAATTCGTCCCCAGTTCGCATCTTCTCCGTAAAGTGCCGTTTTAACAAGGGGAGATTCTGCAACCGTTCTGGCGACTTTTTTTGCATCATCTTTGGTTGTGGCACCTACAACTTGAATTTCTATAAACTTTGTGGCTCCTTCTCCGTCCAGGACGATCTGCTGAGAAAGATCAATGGAAACGGCTTCTAGTGCTTCCAGAAACATCTGGCACGAAGTGGGATCATCTTCGCTAATGGTTATTCCTGATTTCCCGGTTGCCAGGATAAACACAGTATCGTTTGTGCTAGTGTCTCCGTCTACCGTTATGGCATTGAATGATCTGGATACTGCCTGTTGCAGGAGTTTGCTTAGAAGCGACGGTTCAATAAAAGCGTCTGTGCACAAAACCCCCAGCATGGTAGCCATGTTTGGAGCAATCATTCCGGAGCCTTTGGCTATACCGCCGATTTTTATCTTTGTTCCCCGGATTTCCCTTTCTGTATATGCTAGCTTAGGAACCGTGTCGGTCGTCATAATGGCTTGAGCCGCTTCATGCCAGCGTTCAGGGGAAAGACCCTTTATGAGATCCTTCATGGACATAGCCATGAGGTCAACGTCTATTTGGGGACCTATAACACCGGTAGAAGCAATAAGTATCGATTCAGAAGAAGTGCCCAGAGTTTTTGCCAGAAGTTCTGCACTGAGTCTTGCTCTCTTTATTCCTTCTTCTCCTGTGCAGGCATTTGCTATACCGGCGTTTATGAGAACTGCTCTTATGCTAGAGCTTCTCTTACCGAGATGATCTTTGGAGACCACAACCGGTGCAGCAGTAAAAAGGTTTTTGGTAAAAACTCCCGCAGCTGGAACGCCCTCTGAATTTTCCGACACGATAAGGGCTAAATCCGGTCTTCCTTTGTATCGCATCCCTGTCGATGCGATACTTACCAGAATTCCGGGAATGACGAAGTTTTTTCCTCTAACGACCACAACACTTTTTGTATTTCTTTCCGCTTCCGCATGGACAAGGGTCATTTCGTCCCACCTTCTGTTTGTTTTTTACTGTTTTCTGAGCCGGGGAGGATTTCTCTCCCCCTCCGTAATACATGGGTTGAGATTCCTGTTCTCGCTTAAGTTCTTCGACTTCTTCTTCCTGCCGAATCTGAATATGGAACATCATTCTAACGGTATCTCGCTTTATGCGATAGATCATTTCATCAAAAAGTTGATGAGCTTCACGCTTATAGGCAACAAGGGGATCTTCCTGACCGTATCCTCTAAGCCCTATGCCTTCCTTAAGATGATCCATGCTGAGAAGATGGTCTTTCCAATGGTTATCTACATTTTGAAGTAGCACATAACTTTCCAATTGGCGCATCAAAGTCTGACCTATTTCCCGTTCCCGTTCATCGTAGCGCTTGATTGCTGTTTCAACCAGGAAGTCCTCAACAGACTCGGGTGTCCTGAATTCTTCTCCTACGGTTCCACTTCCATTAAATTGAGGTTTTATACCCGTGAGACTTGCAAATTCTCGGGAAATGTTTTCCCAATCCCATTCTTCAGGGTGCAATTTTTCGTCACAGTAGGTTGACACGATCTCACTGATAAGGTCTCGAATCATGTCCTCAATGACCGGTCGTAGGTTTTCGCCTCGGAGGGCTTCTCGCCGTTGCTTATAGATCACTTCGCGCTGGATGTTCATAACATCGTCAAATTCAAGGAGTTGCTTACGGATGCTGAAGTTATGAGCCTCAACTCGACGCTGAGCATTTTCTATCGCTCTGGATACTATGCGATGTTCAATTGGTTCATCTTCTCCCATTCCAACTTTGTCCATTATCCACGCTACCTTATCCGACGCAAAGATTCGCATGAGGTCGTCTTCAAGTGATAGGTAGAAACGAGAAGATCCGGGATCGCCCTGTCGCCCTGACCGTCCTCTGAGCTGATTGTCTATACGGCGGGCTTCGTGCCGTTCAGTTCCGATTACATGGAGTCCGCCAAGTTCTGCAATGCCGGGTCCAAGGACAATGTCGGTTCCGCGTCCAGCCATGTTTGTGGAGATTGTCACGGCACCTCGCTGTCCAGCTCTGGCTATAATTTCGGCTTCTTTTTCATGATGCTTGGCATTAAGAACTTGATGTGGAATACCTTCCTTTTTTAGCATTTCGCTTAGACGTTCAGATTTTTCTATGCTTATTGTTCCAACAAGAACTGGTCTTCCCTTTTCGTGTAGCTCTTTAATTTCTCGCACAACCGCTCTGAACTTTTCTCTTTCTGTTCGGTAGATACAGTCAGGGTAATCAATACGAATCATTTTTTTGTGAGTCGGTATGACGATAACATCAAGTTTGTATATCTGTGCGAACTCTTCGGCTTCCGTTTCGGCTGTGCCAGTCATGCCGGCGAGTTTTTCATACATTCTGAAGTAGTTCTGGAATGTAACAGTTGCTAGGGTCTGGTTTTCACTTTCAATTTTGACCCCTTCTTTGGCTTCAAGAGCCTGATGAAGTCCATCGCTGTAGCGTCGTCCTGGCATCAGACGGCCGGTGAATTCATCAACAATAATGACCTTGCCAGATTTAACCACGTAATGGACGTCGCGCTTAAAAAGATAGTGAGCTTTCAAAGCTTGATAGACATGATGTAGAAGATCTATGTGCTTTGGATCATAGAGGTTTTCAACACCAAGGAGTTCTTCAACTTTGGCTACACCTTCTTCGGTAAGAGCTACAGCATGGCCCTTTTCGTCAATGGTGAAATGACGATCCTTTGTGAGACGAGGAATTATGCGATTGATTTGGTAATAAAGGTCAGTTGATTTTTCAGAAGGTCCGGAGATTATAAGGGGTGTTCTGGCTTCATCTATGAGAATACTATCTACTTCGTCAACGATGGCGTAGTAGAGTTCGCGTTGGACCATGTCCTCAAGGCGAAATTTCATGTTGTCGCGTAGATAGTCGAAACCAAATTCGTTGTTTGTTCCGTATGTGACATCGGCCAGATAAGCTTCTTTACGCTCTCTATCGTCCAGCCCGTGCACGATACATCCAACGTTAAGCCCCAGAAAGCGATATATCTTGCCCATCCATTCGCTATCTCGACGGGCTAGATAGTCATTTACGGTGACCACGTGAACGCCTCGCCCAAGTAAGGCGTTCAAATAGACAGGCATGGTAGCAACGAGAGTCTTACCTTCGCCGGTTTTCATTTCGGCAATTTTCCCTTGGTGAAGAACGATGCCACCAACAAGCTGGACGTCGAATGGCCGCATTCCCAGGACTCGTCTCGCCGTTTCCCTTGCTACTGCGAAGGCTTCTGGCAGGAGATCGTCAAGAGATGCTCCTCTGCTAAGCCTTTCCTTAAACTCAGGAGTCTTTGCTTGTAGTTCAGCATCGCTGAGTCTCCTGAGTTTAGGTTCCAGGCTGTTAATTTGTTCTATGATTGGCGACAGTCCTTCTAAATACCGCTCGTTGTATGGTTTAAAGATCTTCCTAAATATTTTTGGCAACATTGCCTGATATCCTTTCTTATATTTCCTGACTCTTTCAAAGTCTTAGGCACGTTACCCCGTGCCTGTATTGTTAACCAGTAGCAAATTACTTTATCTCTTTTACCATTGCAACTTCGTCACAATTTGGAAATTTTGGACACTTTAAGCAATCCACCCATATCTTTTGCGGAAAAATGCTTTTGTCAACTATTCTAAAACCAAGGCGTTCAAAGAAAGCCGTTTCATATGTGAGCACAAATGTGCGGGGAAGACCTAAAGATTTTGCTTCTTCAAGGCAGGCTTCAACAAGACATCTTCCTACGCCTTTTTTTTGATATTCGGTTTTTACAGCCAGAGAAGCTATTTCTGAAAGATCGTCCCATATTATTTTCAAAGCTCCACAGCCTATAATTATTCCGTCTTTTTCTGCCACGAAAAAATCCCTCATGCGAGCATAAAGTTCGCTAAGCGATCTTGGTAGCAACCGCCCTTCGCTGGCAAAGGGAAGAAGCAAGCTGTGAATTTCTTTAATGTCTCTGATTTTTGCTTTTCTTACCGAGAACATATATCAAAACATCCTTTCTTTGGGGTGATAGGGACACACACGTCTTGTGCATTCCTAAAGGCAATGAATTTAAGCAGAAGGTTCTTCAATTCTTCCGCTATCGTGGTAAACCGTCATTTGAGTTGCTCTTGTGTAGCCCACAAGTGTAAGATTTAGAGTGCTGGCTAATTCGACAGCAAGTCTCGTTGCTGCATGACGGCTTACAAGCATCGGCACACCAGCCTGCGCTGCCTTTATTACAACTTCTGATGTGAGGCGCCCTGTGGTTACAATTATTTTATCGCTAAGGGAAATTTCGTTAATGAAAGCTCTACCGATTAACATATCCAGAGCGTTATGGCGTCCGATGTCGTAGCGATAAAAGGGGTAACCGTCATCAAGGGTTAAGATCTCACCGGTGCTATCTGCCACGGCGCAATTGTGAACTCCGTGGGTTTTTTTGTAAGCGTCGCTAAGCCTGTTAAGTTTCTCCATAAGATCCCATATTTTAGTAGGTTCAATCCTTAGGTTGTCGATAAGAGGATGTTCTAATAGGGAGTCAAGCACTTCACATAAAACGCTACCCTTAGCGCAACCTGATGTTATGGCTCTTTTCAGCCAAAATTTTTCTCTGGATGCAACGGCTCCATCGTAGGTTATATCCACTATGCCTTTCTCCCTATCGACGGTCACGTTTTTCAGAGCCTTTCGATCTCTAATCCATCCCTCGGCTATAAAGAAGCCCACAGCGAGTTCATCAAGGTGCCGTCCTGTGCAAAGGAGAGTTATCATCTGTTCTCCGTTGAAAAAGAGTGTAACAGGCGTTTCCTCAACAACCCATTGCTCTATTGTGCGAGGAAATTCTCCTTTGCGATATACCTTTACTGGTAAAGAAACAGCCGGTTCATCGTTTGTTAGCAGAATTTTTTCGCTTTCCATGCTCTATAGTCCTGAAGAATTTTAGCATGATCGAAGGCGAGATTTTCGGGAAGTTGATAAACATTGAAGATTGCACAGTTTTTTGCGTCGTCTGCAGCTTTGGGAAGAATTGATCCTTGTTGTGGATCGACTTCCGCCACAAAAACGACAGTTATTGTGTGATGACGGGGATCGCGGTCTGGATCGGAGTAGGCTCTGAATTGAGTTAGATTTTTTACCCTGAGCCCTGTTTCTTCGTAGGCTTCCCGAATAGCTGCTTCTTCTAATGTTTCACCATAATCTACAAATCCACCTGGTAAAGCCCATCCAGGAGGGGGATTTTTGC of the Thermodesulforhabdaceae bacterium genome contains:
- the fdhD gene encoding formate dehydrogenase accessory sulfurtransferase FdhD translates to MESEKILLTNDEPAVSLPVKVYRKGEFPRTIEQWVVEETPVTLFFNGEQMITLLCTGRHLDELAVGFFIAEGWIRDRKALKNVTVDREKGIVDITYDGAVASREKFWLKRAITSGCAKGSVLCEVLDSLLEHPLIDNLRIEPTKIWDLMEKLNRLSDAYKKTHGVHNCAVADSTGEILTLDDGYPFYRYDIGRHNALDMLIGRAFINEISLSDKIIVTTGRLTSEVVIKAAQAGVPMLVSRHAATRLAVELASTLNLTLVGYTRATQMTVYHDSGRIEEPSA
- the secA gene encoding preprotein translocase subunit SecA; protein product: MLPKIFRKIFKPYNERYLEGLSPIIEQINSLEPKLRRLSDAELQAKTPEFKERLSRGASLDDLLPEAFAVARETARRVLGMRPFDVQLVGGIVLHQGKIAEMKTGEGKTLVATMPVYLNALLGRGVHVVTVNDYLARRDSEWMGKIYRFLGLNVGCIVHGLDDRERKEAYLADVTYGTNNEFGFDYLRDNMKFRLEDMVQRELYYAIVDEVDSILIDEARTPLIISGPSEKSTDLYYQINRIIPRLTKDRHFTIDEKGHAVALTEEGVAKVEELLGVENLYDPKHIDLLHHVYQALKAHYLFKRDVHYVVKSGKVIIVDEFTGRLMPGRRYSDGLHQALEAKEGVKIESENQTLATVTFQNYFRMYEKLAGMTGTAETEAEEFAQIYKLDVIVIPTHKKMIRIDYPDCIYRTEREKFRAVVREIKELHEKGRPVLVGTISIEKSERLSEMLKKEGIPHQVLNAKHHEKEAEIIARAGQRGAVTISTNMAGRGTDIVLGPGIAELGGLHVIGTERHEARRIDNQLRGRSGRQGDPGSSRFYLSLEDDLMRIFASDKVAWIMDKVGMGEDEPIEHRIVSRAIENAQRRVEAHNFSIRKQLLEFDDVMNIQREVIYKQRREALRGENLRPVIEDMIRDLISEIVSTYCDEKLHPEEWDWENISREFASLTGIKPQFNGSGTVGEEFRTPESVEDFLVETAIKRYDEREREIGQTLMRQLESYVLLQNVDNHWKDHLLSMDHLKEGIGLRGYGQEDPLVAYKREAHQLFDEMIYRIKRDTVRMMFHIQIRQEEEVEELKREQESQPMYYGGGEKSSPAQKTVKNKQKVGRNDPCPCGSGKKYKKCCGR
- the argJ gene encoding bifunctional glutamate N-acetyltransferase/amino-acid acetyltransferase ArgJ; translated protein: MTLVHAEAERNTKSVVVVRGKNFVIPGILVSIASTGMRYKGRPDLALIVSENSEGVPAAGVFTKNLFTAAPVVVSKDHLGKRSSSIRAVLINAGIANACTGEEGIKRARLSAELLAKTLGTSSESILIASTGVIGPQIDVDLMAMSMKDLIKGLSPERWHEAAQAIMTTDTVPKLAYTEREIRGTKIKIGGIAKGSGMIAPNMATMLGVLCTDAFIEPSLLSKLLQQAVSRSFNAITVDGDTSTNDTVFILATGKSGITISEDDPTSCQMFLEALEAVSIDLSQQIVLDGEGATKFIEIQVVGATTKDDAKKVARTVAESPLVKTALYGEDANWGRIIAAVGRSGVDINPQAVSLFFNEVCVFLNGVPVNDEKTEELASSEFKKKHINIRISLGSGNATFRMWTCDLSHDYITINAKYRT
- a CDS encoding N-acetyltransferase translates to MFSVRKAKIRDIKEIHSLLLPFASEGRLLPRSLSELYARMRDFFVAEKDGIIIGCGALKIIWDDLSEIASLAVKTEYQKKGVGRCLVEACLEEAKSLGLPRTFVLTYETAFFERLGFRIVDKSIFPQKIWVDCLKCPKFPNCDEVAMVKEIK
- a CDS encoding NUDIX hydrolase produces the protein MSKTKIVYCPKCGEAVHIYKNPFPTVDIIIEMGNDRIVLIERKNPPPGWALPGGFVDYGETLEEAAIREAYEETGLRVKNLTQFRAYSDPDRDPRHHTITVVFVAEVDPQQGSILPKAADDAKNCAIFNVYQLPENLAFDHAKILQDYRAWKAKKFC